A single genomic interval of Chitinophaga sp. 180180018-3 harbors:
- a CDS encoding PQQ-dependent sugar dehydrogenase — translation MSDQQPSRLRRLIPGLIIVSSTLIIQACGNRKDGGTMKTPEDNRFTKTILSNDLNEPMELAVTNDGDVYFIERSGKLYRYDAASQATKVVYTFPVLPDTKEGFGNGLLGLTIDPDFDHNHYIYCFYTPNKLPAAQHVSRFTLAGKDSLIVASEKVLLTIPLELEVSAHTGGSLDWDKDGNLFISTGDNTVPFASNGYAPLDTIPGRITFDAERSAGNTNDLRGKILRIHPQPDGTYTIPEGNLFPKGTAGTRPEIYVMGCRNPYRMSVDKATGFVYWGEVGPDAGQDAAQGPRGYDEINQAKKPGNFGWPFMVADNKVYPAYDFATKTIGQPYKAEAPVNHSPYNTGLKVLPPGQKAMVYYPYDSSKVFPQLGNGGRCAMAGPVFHYDKNTASSTGLPAYFDNGLFIYDWMRNWVYVVRLDEQYNFKSMEPFMATNGDFRRPVDMATGKGGDLYVLEYGSVYGVDNDDARLVKVSYNGGNRAPVAKVYTVDTAGSAPVKVAFNSTKSYDFDNDALKYEWNFGDGSSSSKEANPVYTYTKNGVYKAVLKITDPSGASSSDTVTIRVGNTVPRVSINTTDNSTFYSNNHPLHYAVTVTDKEDPSINYGQLNVGLHYVPRSKKPQQGHQLITAIPAHPGKLLMEGSDCKACHQLDKTSVGPAFTQVAKRYEHDPKAPEYLANKIINGGGGVWGEHSMAAHPQLSVEDAGQIVKYILTLAAPTPGSGLPPTGTVALKDHLGKEQFGNYVLAATYTDGGGNASPLSATALLLLRPARMQAEEADSVNNIGRSSEHLGSIHNKSFFIFRNIDLKGISSVTYRYSSLDKDARLEIRTGSVTGPVISTFDFKATGDWHKFIEKTVPVKDPGGRNDLYFVFSKDKAPDQHLFTLDWLEFK, via the coding sequence ATGAGCGATCAACAACCATCGCGTTTGCGCCGGCTGATACCGGGCCTGATTATTGTCAGTTCAACACTCATTATACAGGCATGCGGTAACCGGAAAGACGGCGGAACGATGAAAACCCCGGAAGACAATCGTTTTACCAAAACCATTTTATCGAACGACCTGAACGAGCCGATGGAACTGGCTGTTACCAATGATGGGGATGTTTATTTTATAGAGAGAAGTGGTAAGCTGTACCGTTACGATGCGGCAAGCCAGGCCACGAAAGTCGTATATACGTTCCCGGTACTACCGGATACAAAGGAAGGATTTGGTAACGGATTGCTGGGATTAACCATTGACCCCGACTTTGATCACAACCATTACATTTATTGTTTTTATACACCCAATAAACTGCCGGCAGCGCAGCATGTATCCCGGTTTACGCTGGCAGGGAAAGATTCGCTGATAGTAGCATCGGAGAAAGTGCTGCTCACCATTCCGCTGGAACTGGAAGTAAGCGCGCATACCGGTGGTTCGCTGGATTGGGATAAAGATGGTAACCTGTTCATATCTACCGGCGATAATACCGTACCATTTGCCTCCAACGGTTATGCGCCACTGGACACGATTCCTGGCCGCATCACGTTTGACGCAGAGCGCTCCGCCGGTAATACAAACGACCTCCGGGGAAAGATACTGCGCATACATCCGCAGCCTGATGGCACTTATACTATACCTGAAGGCAATCTGTTTCCAAAAGGTACGGCAGGCACCAGGCCGGAGATATATGTCATGGGCTGCCGTAATCCGTACCGTATGTCGGTCGACAAAGCTACCGGTTTCGTATACTGGGGCGAGGTTGGTCCGGATGCCGGCCAGGACGCCGCGCAGGGCCCTCGTGGTTACGATGAGATCAACCAGGCGAAAAAGCCGGGGAACTTCGGCTGGCCGTTTATGGTAGCGGATAATAAAGTATATCCTGCATATGATTTTGCAACGAAAACAATTGGCCAGCCCTATAAAGCAGAAGCGCCGGTGAACCACTCACCGTATAATACCGGGCTGAAAGTATTACCTCCGGGGCAGAAAGCGATGGTTTACTATCCGTACGATTCATCGAAAGTATTCCCGCAATTAGGCAATGGCGGCCGATGCGCCATGGCTGGCCCGGTTTTTCATTATGATAAAAATACCGCCAGCAGCACCGGATTACCGGCGTATTTCGATAACGGGTTATTCATCTACGACTGGATGCGTAACTGGGTATATGTAGTACGGCTGGATGAACAATACAACTTCAAATCAATGGAGCCGTTCATGGCCACCAACGGCGATTTCCGCCGCCCGGTAGACATGGCCACCGGTAAGGGAGGCGACCTGTACGTACTGGAATATGGTTCTGTGTATGGCGTAGACAACGACGATGCCCGGCTGGTGAAAGTTTCCTACAATGGCGGCAACCGCGCTCCGGTGGCCAAAGTATACACCGTAGATACCGCAGGCTCCGCCCCGGTGAAAGTGGCGTTCAACAGTACGAAGAGCTATGATTTCGACAACGACGCACTGAAATATGAATGGAATTTCGGCGACGGCAGCAGCAGTTCTAAAGAAGCTAATCCCGTTTACACCTATACGAAAAACGGCGTATACAAAGCCGTGTTGAAAATAACAGATCCGTCAGGCGCCAGCAGCAGCGATACCGTCACTATACGTGTAGGCAATACCGTTCCACGGGTAAGCATCAACACTACGGATAACAGCACCTTCTATTCCAACAATCATCCGCTGCATTATGCGGTGACCGTTACCGATAAAGAAGATCCGTCTATCAACTACGGGCAGCTGAACGTTGGTTTGCATTACGTGCCTCGCAGCAAAAAGCCGCAGCAGGGTCACCAGCTGATCACCGCCATACCGGCTCATCCGGGGAAATTGCTGATGGAAGGCAGTGATTGCAAAGCCTGTCACCAGCTCGACAAAACCTCTGTAGGCCCCGCTTTCACGCAGGTAGCCAAACGTTATGAACACGATCCCAAAGCACCGGAATATCTTGCCAACAAGATCATCAATGGCGGTGGCGGCGTATGGGGAGAACACTCTATGGCAGCCCATCCGCAGCTATCAGTAGAGGATGCCGGACAAATTGTGAAGTACATTCTTACCCTTGCAGCACCAACACCTGGCAGCGGACTGCCGCCTACCGGAACGGTAGCATTAAAGGATCACCTGGGCAAAGAGCAATTTGGTAACTACGTGCTGGCAGCCACTTATACCGACGGAGGTGGAAACGCTTCTCCGCTGAGTGCCACTGCCCTGCTCCTCCTGCGCCCTGCCAGAATGCAGGCAGAAGAGGCAGATTCTGTCAATAATATAGGCCGTTCTTCCGAACACCTCGGCTCTATCCATAACAAGTCGTTCTTTATTTTCCGGAACATCGATCTGAAAGGAATCAGCAGCGTTACCTACAGGTATTCGTCGCTCGATAAAGACGCGCGGCTGGAAATACGCACCGGCAGCGTAACCGGGCCGGTGATCAGTACTTTTGATTTTAAAGCAACCGGCGATTGGCATAAATTCATTGAGAAGACCGTACCGGTGAAAGACCCTGGTGGCAGGAATGATCTGTATTTTGTTTTCAGCAAGGATAAGGCGCCGGACCAGCATTTATTTACGCTGGATTGGCTGGAGTTTAAATAA
- a CDS encoding 2'-5' RNA ligase family protein: protein MKQLPLILTLQLLPETAAFFNERRKRYYPAYANRVDAHLTLFYHLPGDNPRIVESIARATLREAFDVQVTGLQQFSNGVAYTLSSAELEEWHSALQREWKELLIAKDQAPLQPHITIAGKLTAYKTQELYRQLAGMEYPHVIKGIGVEAWRYQKNRWLKEETYPFGEMKNME from the coding sequence TTGAAACAGCTTCCTCTCATCCTTACATTACAACTGCTTCCGGAAACAGCTGCATTTTTCAATGAGCGCCGGAAACGGTATTACCCGGCATACGCGAACCGGGTGGATGCACATCTGACGCTTTTTTATCACCTGCCTGGAGATAATCCACGCATCGTTGAATCCATTGCCAGGGCTACTTTGAGAGAGGCTTTTGATGTACAGGTAACAGGGCTGCAGCAGTTCTCTAACGGGGTAGCCTATACGTTATCTTCCGCAGAACTGGAAGAATGGCATAGTGCCTTGCAAAGGGAATGGAAGGAGTTGCTTATTGCGAAGGACCAGGCTCCTTTACAGCCGCATATTACCATTGCAGGAAAGCTGACGGCTTACAAAACACAGGAGTTATATCGTCAGCTGGCAGGGATGGAATATCCGCATGTTATCAAAGGAATAGGAGTGGAGGCCTGGCGTTATCAGAAAAATAGGTGGTTGAAAGAAGAAACGTACCCCTTCGGGGAAATGAAGAATATGGAATGA
- a CDS encoding GH92 family glycosyl hydrolase has product MKRSIWRNSSLLLLTSVISLSTQAAVRDSIPDRNTDMIDPRIGNVGQLLEPTRPTVQLPNQLIRFTPQRKDYMDDQIDNFPLTIVSHRMGQVFSVKPVAGTPDKAARNRRMAYDHDLEINRPWYYSTWLLDDQINVEFAAGRKTGCYRFRFPQQPSGRSLLFGVYNGGASSYNLLPNNIIKGVETYHDDIKVYMYGVFSQQATLESGSNGTAEIAVGFPASASEVVFRYAISYISPEEAEQHFREEISHTSFDEVVAAGKAAWDKVMDQINVKGGTPAQRRSFYTALYRCYERAVDISEDGKYYSGFDKQIHADNRPFYVDDWSWDTYLALHPLRMILDPAKEEDMLNSYVHMYEQSGWMPTFPVLFGDHACMNGFHSSVIMLDAWRKGLRRFNIETAYEGMRKNATEATMLPWRNGPKTSLDDVYRSKGYFPALHPGEKETVAEVHSFEKRQAVAVTLGGAYDDWAVAELAGELNKKADQQRFAPRAKNYQHLWNAEKQFFMPKDADGNWININVKFDGGLGGRDYYDENNGWTYLWQVQHDIPGLITLMGGKQAFVKRLDQLFRESLDMSRYNFWNKFPDATGLVGQFSMGNEPSFHIPYLYNYAGAPWKTQQRIRFLLDTWFKDNVFGIPGDEDGGGMSAFVVFSSMGFYPVTPGIPEYTIGSPVFEHVTIALPDNRQFTIIAHDCSVVNKYIQQAKFNGQPLSKPFFTHQQLMNGGTLELFMGPKPGEAFAASLF; this is encoded by the coding sequence ATGAAAAGATCTATATGGAGGAACAGTAGCCTCCTCCTGCTAACATCAGTTATTTCCCTTTCCACCCAGGCGGCTGTCCGCGATTCGATTCCAGACCGGAATACGGATATGATAGATCCCCGCATCGGTAATGTGGGGCAATTACTGGAGCCTACCCGTCCGACGGTGCAGCTACCCAATCAGCTCATCCGGTTTACGCCGCAGCGTAAAGATTATATGGATGATCAGATCGATAATTTTCCGCTAACGATTGTATCGCACAGAATGGGGCAGGTGTTTTCCGTAAAGCCCGTCGCCGGCACGCCGGATAAAGCTGCCCGGAACAGACGAATGGCTTACGACCATGATCTGGAAATAAACCGTCCCTGGTATTACTCCACCTGGCTGCTCGACGATCAGATCAATGTAGAATTCGCCGCAGGCCGGAAAACCGGCTGCTACCGTTTTCGTTTCCCGCAACAGCCGTCCGGCAGATCGCTGCTCTTTGGTGTCTATAACGGTGGGGCATCTTCCTATAACCTCCTTCCCAACAATATCATCAAAGGAGTGGAAACATATCACGACGATATCAAAGTGTATATGTACGGGGTATTCAGTCAGCAGGCCACCCTGGAAAGCGGTAGTAACGGTACTGCCGAAATAGCAGTGGGATTCCCTGCGTCCGCCAGTGAAGTGGTTTTCAGGTATGCCATTAGTTACATCAGCCCGGAAGAGGCGGAACAACATTTCCGTGAAGAAATCAGTCATACATCCTTCGACGAGGTAGTCGCTGCCGGAAAGGCAGCCTGGGACAAGGTGATGGATCAGATCAATGTAAAAGGAGGAACACCGGCTCAGCGCCGCTCTTTTTATACCGCATTGTATCGTTGCTATGAGAGAGCGGTTGATATTTCGGAAGATGGGAAGTACTACAGTGGTTTCGATAAACAGATCCATGCCGATAATCGTCCTTTTTATGTGGATGACTGGTCGTGGGACACCTACCTGGCTCTGCATCCACTGCGCATGATCCTGGACCCGGCAAAGGAAGAAGACATGCTGAACTCCTACGTACACATGTACGAACAAAGCGGCTGGATGCCTACCTTTCCCGTGCTGTTCGGAGATCATGCCTGCATGAACGGATTTCATTCGTCGGTGATCATGCTTGATGCCTGGAGAAAAGGCCTGAGAAGATTTAATATAGAGACCGCCTACGAAGGTATGCGCAAAAATGCGACGGAAGCCACGATGCTGCCCTGGCGCAACGGTCCCAAAACATCGCTGGATGATGTATACCGTAGCAAAGGCTACTTCCCGGCGCTGCACCCCGGCGAAAAAGAAACGGTTGCCGAAGTACATTCTTTCGAAAAAAGACAGGCAGTAGCCGTGACACTCGGCGGAGCATACGACGACTGGGCCGTAGCCGAACTGGCCGGTGAGCTCAATAAAAAGGCCGACCAGCAACGCTTTGCACCCCGGGCAAAAAATTATCAGCATCTCTGGAATGCAGAGAAGCAGTTTTTTATGCCGAAAGATGCCGATGGGAACTGGATCAATATCAACGTAAAATTCGACGGAGGCCTGGGAGGCCGCGATTACTACGACGAAAACAATGGCTGGACCTATCTGTGGCAGGTACAGCACGACATTCCCGGGCTGATAACATTGATGGGCGGGAAGCAGGCCTTCGTAAAGCGCCTGGATCAGCTGTTCCGTGAATCGCTGGATATGTCGCGTTACAACTTCTGGAACAAATTCCCGGATGCCACCGGTCTTGTTGGCCAGTTTTCTATGGGCAACGAGCCCAGTTTCCATATCCCTTATCTCTACAATTACGCAGGCGCTCCCTGGAAAACCCAGCAGCGTATCCGTTTCCTGCTGGATACCTGGTTTAAGGATAACGTGTTTGGGATCCCCGGTGATGAAGATGGTGGCGGTATGTCGGCCTTTGTGGTATTTTCTTCCATGGGCTTCTATCCGGTAACACCGGGCATTCCGGAATATACCATCGGCAGTCCTGTATTTGAGCATGTCACTATTGCATTGCCGGATAACAGGCAATTCACGATCATTGCACATGATTGTTCCGTGGTGAACAAATACATCCAGCAGGCGAAATTCAATGGCCAGCCTTTGAGTAAGCCGTTTTTCACCCATCAGCAGCTGATGAATGGTGGAACGTTGGAACTGTTTATGGGACCGAAGCCGGGAGAAGCGTTTGCCGCCTCGCTTTTCTAG
- a CDS encoding RagB/SusD family nutrient uptake outer membrane protein: MKKHRIYIAYTAAVLTAASLISSCSRILDLEPHNSTFTNAYFTNEQDANTALAGAYAILRNILINGNSWHKYGDIVSGELNINGGLDNGNYNISNGEFTGLNVGSDNWNWQSYYQLMQQINLIINKVPQIPDSKFSALVNKQHVIGEAYFLRAFTYFYMSRIWGDIPLKLQPDLDVSSAKNIPRSSADSVWKQCLTDLEVSKQYLDFGYSDDSQRGVRANKGSAFALQAHILAWKGDYAGSAAAAGVVIANGGYQLSDSTNYMKVFIGKSTEGIFELNLNDGQSEGMALSQNMGYAATIKMPFIDGKNNLPWPVNSNMVSHLYASNYNDIRYRDFFYQPEGNDGQIIKFANISYADGSTKKDPRLSNNIIIFRLADIMLLRAEALHKLGQDADAQQLLNQVRERAGIQDFNGTGDALGTTILEERLRELYFEGHAYYDLVRNKKLTTYNEHFPLDQFANGGWLWPIDPNMFKDDFTLVQTPYWRGKL, encoded by the coding sequence ATGAAAAAACACCGCATATATATTGCATATACCGCCGCAGTGCTTACTGCCGCCTCGCTGATCAGTTCCTGTTCCAGGATACTGGATCTGGAACCGCATAATTCAACTTTCACCAACGCTTACTTTACCAATGAACAGGATGCCAACACCGCGCTGGCCGGTGCTTACGCGATCCTGAGGAATATACTCATCAATGGAAATTCCTGGCATAAGTACGGAGATATTGTATCTGGTGAGCTGAACATCAACGGAGGTCTGGATAATGGCAACTACAATATTTCCAACGGAGAATTTACCGGGTTGAATGTGGGCAGCGACAACTGGAACTGGCAGAGCTACTATCAGCTGATGCAGCAGATAAACCTGATCATCAACAAAGTGCCGCAGATCCCCGACAGCAAGTTCTCCGCACTCGTCAATAAGCAGCATGTGATCGGCGAAGCCTATTTCCTGCGGGCTTTCACCTACTTCTATATGAGCAGGATCTGGGGCGATATTCCGCTGAAACTGCAGCCCGACCTGGATGTATCCAGTGCTAAAAATATTCCGAGAAGTTCGGCCGACAGCGTATGGAAACAATGCCTGACCGACCTCGAAGTATCAAAGCAATACCTGGATTTCGGTTATAGCGACGATAGCCAGCGCGGTGTAAGAGCCAATAAAGGCAGTGCCTTTGCGTTGCAGGCGCATATCCTCGCGTGGAAAGGCGACTACGCCGGAAGCGCCGCCGCCGCAGGTGTTGTTATCGCCAATGGCGGATATCAGCTCTCTGATTCTACCAACTATATGAAAGTATTTATCGGCAAATCTACCGAAGGTATTTTCGAACTTAATCTGAACGACGGGCAGTCGGAAGGGATGGCGCTTTCTCAGAACATGGGTTACGCAGCTACCATAAAGATGCCTTTCATCGATGGTAAAAACAACCTCCCCTGGCCGGTGAACAGCAATATGGTCAGCCATCTGTACGCCAGTAACTACAATGATATCCGCTACCGGGATTTCTTCTACCAGCCCGAAGGCAACGACGGACAGATTATCAAGTTTGCCAACATCAGCTACGCCGACGGCTCTACGAAAAAGGATCCCCGTCTGAGTAACAACATCATCATTTTCCGTCTGGCAGATATCATGCTGCTGAGGGCAGAAGCACTGCACAAACTGGGTCAGGATGCCGACGCTCAGCAGTTGCTGAACCAGGTACGCGAAAGGGCCGGCATTCAGGATTTCAACGGCACCGGCGATGCACTGGGTACCACCATTCTGGAAGAAAGACTAAGGGAGTTGTATTTTGAAGGACATGCTTACTACGACCTGGTACGTAATAAAAAGCTGACCACCTACAATGAACATTTTCCGCTGGACCAGTTTGCCAATGGTGGCTGGCTGTGGCCGATCGACCCCAATATGTTCAAAGACGATTTCACCTTAGTGCAAACTCCCTACTGGAGAGGTAAACTTTAA
- a CDS encoding DUF5007 domain-containing protein has protein sequence MKRNIKIVGAVLFSLSVAMYSCSKVEKGYLSSQVRYVDNPIQIKRGQVQQTSPVSNDGSSAPVVYKLLDIRDAVKHTHADTLYAKFDRYEWIGKFDPQVDTTVALLNKKRQKINSTCWEFNEHTGAFTFYSTSVKMPLGVYEFDIQASNENGTRVYKNIATFTLIDEPPYRIGDGGAAWFKDGSSSSGDLGVPTVTIKKISDDGTNIILKIADQNGHYFNPAKGEIIRRGDRSDFQTYAQFHPIEKNDTSMICNFETTPFPLMQSSYGYLIYYRIPSQFVTIDPGYAPTSDQIYSANPRFQFQIFQEGTYEVTVTVKHVNRAK, from the coding sequence ATGAAAAGAAACATAAAAATAGTGGGCGCCGTATTGTTCAGCCTCAGTGTGGCGATGTACAGCTGCTCTAAAGTGGAAAAAGGTTACCTGAGCAGTCAGGTACGCTACGTGGATAATCCCATCCAGATAAAGCGTGGACAGGTACAGCAAACCTCACCCGTAAGCAATGATGGCTCCAGTGCCCCCGTAGTATACAAGCTGTTGGATATACGGGATGCGGTCAAACATACCCATGCCGACACCTTATACGCGAAATTTGACCGTTACGAATGGATAGGTAAATTTGATCCCCAGGTAGATACTACCGTAGCGTTGTTAAATAAGAAAAGACAGAAAATAAACTCTACCTGCTGGGAATTCAACGAACATACCGGCGCCTTCACTTTCTACAGCACTTCTGTGAAGATGCCGCTGGGTGTTTATGAATTCGATATCCAGGCCTCCAATGAAAACGGTACCAGGGTGTATAAGAACATTGCCACCTTCACACTGATCGACGAGCCCCCTTACCGGATCGGCGACGGTGGCGCGGCCTGGTTCAAAGATGGCAGCAGTAGCAGTGGCGATCTGGGCGTACCTACGGTCACCATTAAAAAGATATCGGACGATGGCACAAATATCATCCTGAAGATCGCAGATCAGAACGGTCATTATTTCAATCCGGCCAAAGGAGAAATCATCCGCCGCGGCGACCGCAGTGATTTCCAGACTTACGCGCAGTTCCATCCTATCGAAAAGAACGATACATCGATGATCTGCAATTTCGAAACCACGCCGTTCCCGCTCATGCAAAGCTCCTACGGATACCTGATTTACTATCGGATTCCCAGCCAGTTTGTCACTATTGATCCTGGCTACGCGCCCACCAGCGACCAGATATATAGCGCCAATCCGCGGTTCCAGTTTCAGATCTTCCAGGAAGGAACCTATGAGGTAACTGTTACTGTGAAGCATGTGAATAGAGCGAAGTAG